CGCGGGAACGCCTCGGCCGACGCGCCCACCGGCGCCTCTCCCATccgcttcgacgcggcgaggatcaagcgcgaggcgggcgaggccgcgacggccagggcggagaaggcgaaggccgcgccgcggaggtcacCTCGAGGCACGCCCCAGAAACAAACGACGAACACTCCCCGGAAGtcccctcgcgtcggcggcggcgagggcccggcggccggcgacgcggacgcggccgaggcggaagTTGACTTTCTCAACGAACGCCCCGtgtccggcggcgtcgacgccgacgcggtggtcTCCACGCCGGTCAGACAGACGGACCCTAAGCCCGCCCCGCGCTGGTCCTCCTTTGACGAGTCGTACTACGCGAAGATGAGGGTGGtgtacggcgacggcggcgacccgtGCGCCATAGCCCGCGCCATCGACGGACCTTCGTGCGTCGAGGTGTATCGACGGCTCCGCGCGGACCTTcaacgcgagggcgaggcggaggcgtcgcggtcggAGCACCAtagcgacgccgaggacgaggagggacggggcggcggcggcggtcgcgggggcAATCGGAGGAAGGGCGGGAAGAAGAGAAAGGGTTGGATCACCCAGCGCAAGCGAacgacgaccgcggtgaTTCGCCGGCGGATGCAAGGGAACGAGGAGGACCACGTGTGGACCCAGTACACGCCGTGCGATTGCGGTCCGGGGGGCTGCaaagcggcgacgtgcgcgtgcaTGAGCGACGGGAACTTTTGCGAAAAGTACTGCAGCTGCCGCGGGCCGCTCTCGCGATGCGCCAACGCGTTTACGGGGTGCAACTGCAGGAGCGGGACgtgcgggacgcgcgcgtgcccgtgcttcgccgccgcgcgcgagtgcgACCCCGAAATCTGCAAGCGTTGCGCGCACACCGCGCAGGTcatcgcgcacgagcgccgcgacgggtggCCGTTTACCGACATCTGCGAGCCcgtgcccgcgccgccgaaggaaCCAAccgaggcgaccgccgccaGGAGCGATCCCAACGAGCAGTGCGGCAACATGAAGCTCTACCTCCGGCAGCACAAGCACGCGTGCCTCGGTTTGTCGGGCGTCGAAGGATGGGGATGCTTTTTGAAGAACGGCGCGCGGAAgaacgagctcctcggcgagtacACCGGCGAGCTCATATCGCAGACGGAGGCGGACCGACGGGGTAAGATTTACGACAAGCTCAACTCCAGCTTCCTGTTCAACCTTAACGACCAGTGGgtgctggacgcggcggttaGGGGCAACAAGCTCAAGTTCGCGAACCACTCCGCGACGCCAAACTGCTACGCGAAGGTTCTCatggtccgcggcgatcacaGGGTGGGCATCTTCGCCAAGGAGCACATAGCGCCGGGAGAGGAGCTCACGTACGACTACAGGTACGAAGTAGACAAGGCCCCGGACTGGGCCCTCAAGCCTACCGAGATGGAGGACTGATGGGTTTAATCTTCGGACGGTCGGAGCGATGAGTCACGGTGAGGAGGATGCACCACACGCGGGGAACGATGGTTGATTTGTACGCTGAAATGAATTGAAATGAATTGAttcgatgtcgtcgtctcgctcgccgtcgagggctCAGTTgttgagcgccgcctgcgccgccgccagacGCGCGATCGGCACGCGGAACGGCGAGCAGGACACGTAGTCCAGATCCTTGCGGTGGAAGAAATCCACGGAGGAtggatcgccgccgtgctcccCGCAGATGCCAACCTTGAGCtccggcctcgtcgcgcggcccCTCTGCACCGACGTCTCGATGAGCTGCCCCACGCCCGCCTGGTCCAGCACCTGGAAAGGGTCGTGCTTGAGGATCCCGCGCTCCAGATACGTGGGCAAAAACTTGgacacgtcgtcgcgagaGTAACCAAAGGTCATCTGCGTCAGGTCGTTGGTGCCGAAGGAGAAGAACTCCGCCTCGGTCGCGATCTGATCTGacatgagcgccgcgcggggaaTCTCGATCATCGTCCCGATCCTGtacgccacctccgcgcccttctcctcgaaaaccgccttcgccgtctcTCGGATCATCGCCGTCTGATCCCTCAGTTCCTCGAGAGTGCCGACGAGGGGGACCATGATGTCCGGAATGACAACCTTGCCCTCCGCCtgcaccgccaccgccgcctcgaggatCGCGCGAACCTGCATTCGGCCAATCTCGGGGTAGGTGATGGCGAGGCGGCAACCCCGGAAGCCGAGCATGGGGTTaatctccgcgagcttctctATGCGCTCCACGACCTCgtgctcgtccgcgccggtgtcggcggagagcatcgcgacgatctcgtcgaggtcgccgtcggggagaAACTCGTGAAGCGGCGGGTCGAGAAGACGAATCGTCACCGGGCACCCGTCCATGGCGCGGAAGATCCCCTCGAAATCCTCGCGCTGGTACGGGAGGAGGTCGGTCAGCGCCGCCTCACGCGTCGCGGTGTCCGCGGCCATGATCATGCGGCGCACGGCCATGATTCTCTCGCCGGTGCCGAAGAACATGTGCTCGGTGCGAACGAGCCCGatgccctcggcgccgttatccctcgccgtcttggcgtcctcgggggTGTCCGCGTTGGCGAGAACCTTGAGGCGTCGGAACTCGTCGACCCAGGTCATGAACTTGTCGAGATCGCCGGAGATTGCCGGTGGGGCGAGCTCAACCTGACCGCGGATGACCTCGCCGGTGGTGCCGTTGAGGGACACCCAGTCGCCCTCGTGCAGCTTGACGCCGCCCAGCGAGAGCCACCTgttctcctcgtcgacgacgagctcggagCATCCCGACACGCACGTCTTgccccacccgcgcgccaccaccgccgcgtggcTCGTCATGCCTCCTCTCGCGGTGAGGAtaccctccgccgcgttcatccCGCCCACGTCCTCGGGTGAGGTCTCCACGCGCACCAGGATGCACTTCTTGCCCTGCGcgttgagctcctcggcggtttCGGTGTCAAAGACAACCTGGCCGACGGCTGCGCCGGGTGACGCGGgcaggccgacgccgatgacgtccgcggcgtacgccgacTCGTCCTTGAACTGCGGATGGAGGAGCTGGTCCACGTGCGTGGGCTCCACGATCTGCACCGCGCGCTGCCTGTCGATCATGCCGTCCTCCACGAGGTCCACCGCGATCTtcacggcgcccgcgccggtgcgcTTGCCGCTCCTCGTCTGAAGCATGTACAGCTTACCCTCCTGCACGGTGAACTCGATGTCCTGCATGTCCTTGTAGTGCTTCTCGAGCAGTTGGGTGTTTCGCACGAGATCTTCGTACGCCTGCGGCAGGGCGGTCTTCATGGTGAGGATATCCTCGGGCGTGCGgatgcccgcgacgacgtcctcgccctgGGCGTTGACCAGGTACTCTCCGTAGAGGAGGTTCTCGCCCGTGGAGGGGTTGCGCGTGAAGCAAACCCCGGTGCCCGAGGTTTCGCCCATGTTGCCGAACACCATGGCCTGGATGTTCACCGCGGTGCCCTTCAGGCCGGTGATCTGGTTGATCGCCATGTACTTCTTCGCGCGGTCGCTGTTCCAGCTGTCAAacaccgcgttcgccgcgaggcgcatCTGCTCGAGGGGCTCCTGCGGGAACATCTTCCCCTCGGCTTCGTAAACCTTCTTGTACCGCTTAACGAGCTCCCTCAGGTGCTCCGCGGTGAGTTCGTTGTCCTGCGCGACGCCAACCTCCTTCTTCAGCGAGTCGATCTGGTGCTCGAACAGGTGGTGCTCGATGCCCATGACCACGTCTCCGTACATGTCCAGGAATCGGCGGTAGGAATCGTACGCAAACTTCTCGCCGGCTTTGGCGGCGagtccctcggcgacgtcgtcgttgagTCCGAGGTTGAGGACGGTGTCCATCATGCCGGGCATggagaccgccgcgccggagcgGACGGAGAGGAGCAAGGggtcggacgcgtcgcccagcTTCTTCCCCATGCACTTCTCCACAAAGGCGAGTCCCTCGAGCATCTCGTCCCAGCAGCCTGCcgggagctcgccgccgttttcgtggaacgcggcgcacgtctcGGTGGTGACGGTGAATCCCGCGGGGACGGAGAGGCCGATTCGGTTCATctccgcgaggttggcgcccTTGCCGCCCAGCAGGGTCTTCAtggaggcgtcgccgtcggcctGTCCGTCGCCGAAGGTGAAGACTCGCTTGGTGACGGCGGGGGCCTCGGGGGCAGCGATGGCGCGGGCGAccacgcggacggcgccgacgcggacgttggacgcgcgaggcgcctGAGCGAGTTTGGCGGGGTGATCGACGGTGAGTCCGCGGGAGATCGGAAGGCTGGCGCGGGAAGCGTCCGAGATCGCTCGCACCGAAGGCACCCCATCAGTGCCGTTCCGGAGGCGAAAACATTTCGTGAACGGGAGCGTCTTCAACGCGCGCACCTtgcggcggagggcgtcgaccgcgggcCTGGCGGCCGCTGAGGCGTTAGCGGTTGCCATCGGGAGTGTGGACTCCAAAGGGAAAGAACGCGAGCGAGGGCGTCTCCGCTCGCGACCGAAAGTCTGAGGCTCTGTCTCGAGGGGTCGCAGAACTTTCCAGGGTTTTGGATATTGGATATTTATATGGACACCTTTTAGACCGTCGTTTCACGAGTCACTTGAAGAATGTTGCCCAAGATCTCACAGCAAAATTGGGGCACCGTGCCGACGGTGCGGGCGAGCGTTTCGCGCCGGATCCTCGTCAGCAAAAACGTTCGCCATCTTCCACCCGGCGAGCCCCTCCACGCGCCCTAAGAAGGCCTTCGCGCCACCCCACACGCGGGCCTGTACCGCGCTCTCACCGTCCCCGACAGCAGCTCGTCCAGCACGCCCGCGGtccacgccaccgcgccgcgcccgcccccgcccgcgcccgcgcaaGAGCCCCCGTGTACGTCGCCCATGTAcatcgtcgcgcacgcgagcACGATCAACGCGACAAAGGCGGCGAtccacgcgcccgccgcgacgactcgAACCGCCGTCGCACCCCCCGGCCCGCCCATCGCCCTGCGCTTGTGTACccgctggagcgcgccgcccaccgccctCGTTTGAACTCGGAACGGTGTCCACGACGTGACCGAGTCGCTCGTCACGGCGttgttggcggcggcgggctcgggcgatACCGCCGCGGGACTCGCCGCAgacgcccgacgcgtcgcgggtccCGGGACGGAAGCCTCGGACTCGGAGAAGTCGCTGTCGGTGTCGCTGTTCGcgtgcggcgccggcgtggtGACTCGGCCCGCCGTCGGGGTGACTCggcccgccgtcggcgtgcgGCCACCCAACGTCGCCTCGATTCGCGCCGCGTTTTCCGACCGGCGGAGCTTCGCTCgaacctccgcgagctccgcgtcgagtTTCTCGCATCGCAgacggagctcggcggcgtccgagctcgcgacgtccgcgaggcgcttcacctccgcctcgcgacCGTCCAGGATCTCGCATCTGCGACGGAGTTGGGCGGCTTCCTCTTCGAgtctcgctcgcgccgtcgccgccgtcgcgagctcctcgacgagtcTCTCAGCCTGCGTCTCGTGCTCGACAATCTcggccgccctcctcgtttCCCTGGCCTCGTCGACAAACACGCGCCAGTCCTCGAAGGGtatcgcgagcgcgaggcgtttCCAACGCGTCGCCACCTTGGAGACGGCGCGTCGTTGACGGGCCACCTCGCGGGCGTTTCGCCTCCACGCGGCGAAAGCCCTGGTGACGGCTTGGTTCCGCCACCGGTGCACGAGCCtggcgagcttggcgaacctgagctcctcggcgagctcatccTCCCTGGcctccgcgttcgcgttcgcgtcgcgaagcgcccgcgccagcttcgtctcgttcgcggcggcggcggcgaaccgcTCCACCGCTTCCCGCTCCGCGATCTCCAACGTGGAAATCTTCTCCCTCAGCTCGGCGGTTTCCGACTTTCTGA
This genomic interval from Micromonas commoda chromosome 13, complete sequence contains the following:
- a CDS encoding pyruvate, phosphate dikinase (Putative pyruvate, phosphate dikinase, chloroplast precursor. Model contains a transit peptide for chloroplast localisation (Chloro P and Target P). Catalytic activity: ATP + pyruvate + phosphate = AMP + phosphoenolpyruvate + diphosphate) → MKTLLGGKGANLAEMNRIGLSVPAGFTVTTETCAAFHENGGELPAGCWDEMLEGLAFVEKCMGKKLGDASDPLLLSVRSGAAVSMPGMMDTVLNLGLNDDVAEGLAAKAGEKFAYDSYRRFLDMYGDVVMGIEHHLFEHQIDSLKKEVGVAQDNELTAEHLRELVKRYKKVYEAEGKMFPQEPLEQMRLAANAVFDSWNSDRAKKYMAINQITGLKGTAVNIQAMVFGNMGETSGTGVCFTRNPSTGENLLYGEYLVNAQGEDVVAGIRTPEDILTMKTALPQAYEDLVRNTQLLEKHYKDMQDIEFTVQEGKLYMLQTRSGKRTGAGAVKIAVDLVEDGMIDRQRAVQIVEPTHVDQLLHPQFKDESAYAADVIGVGLPASPGAAVGQVVFDTETAEELNAQGKKCILVRVETSPEDVGGMNAAEGILTARGGMTSHAAVVARGWGKTCVSGCSELVVDEENRWLSLGGVKLHEGDWVSLNGTTGEVIRGQVELAPPAISGDLDKFMTWVDEFRRLKVLANADTPEDAKTARDNGAEGIGLVRTEHMFFGTGERIMAVRRMIMAADTATREAALTDLLPYQREDFEGIFRAMDGCPVTIRLLDPPLHEFLPDGDLDEIVAMLSADTGADEHEVVERIEKLAEINPMLGFRGCRLAITYPEIGRMQVRAILEAAVAVQAEGKVVIPDIMVPLVGTLEELRDQTAMIRETAKAVFEEKGAEVAYRIGTMIEIPRAALMSDQIATEAEFFSFGTNDLTQMTFGYSRDDVSKFLPTYLERGILKHDPFQVLDQAGVGQLIETSVQRGRATRPELKVGICGEHGGDPSSVDFFHRKDLDYVSCSPFRVPIARLAAAQAALNN